A single genomic interval of Dehalobacter sp. harbors:
- a CDS encoding electron transfer flavoprotein subunit alpha/FixB family protein: MNTNNEIWVWAEQRNGKLMDVSLQTLGKGLELSKVTSGKLSAVLIGDSVGDLAKELVSYGAEAVYMVSDPQLKYYQSNAYTRIISELITQYKPGIMLFGANITGMDLAPAIAARVRTGLTAHCSDLSIDNIDGKLQLVASIPGFSGGMIVKITWDEKRPWMATLSSGAAEKPDKDESRQGVIVEVDYKATEEDLRIQTIEMVEKQPSAMPVEGAAIVVSGGKGIKSNEEVKLVKKLAEILNAAVGGTRPARDAQWISEDNLIGSSGKTVSPKLFISIGASGAAHYTCGFLKSKYIIAINKDPKAPIFDVCDLGIQADLSEILPSLIEELKPV, translated from the coding sequence GTGAATACGAATAACGAAATCTGGGTATGGGCCGAACAAAGAAATGGAAAATTAATGGATGTTTCCCTCCAAACGCTGGGAAAGGGCCTGGAATTATCTAAAGTTACAAGTGGAAAGCTGTCAGCAGTGTTGATTGGTGATAGTGTTGGCGACCTGGCCAAAGAATTGGTAAGCTACGGGGCAGAAGCGGTTTATATGGTTTCGGACCCGCAACTCAAGTATTACCAGAGCAATGCCTATACCAGGATAATAAGCGAACTTATTACCCAATATAAACCGGGTATCATGTTATTTGGCGCCAACATTACAGGTATGGATCTGGCCCCTGCCATAGCCGCCAGGGTGAGAACAGGCCTGACAGCTCATTGCAGCGACTTGAGCATTGATAACATTGACGGCAAACTTCAGCTTGTTGCGAGTATTCCCGGTTTTAGCGGGGGTATGATAGTCAAGATTACCTGGGACGAAAAAAGACCCTGGATGGCTACTTTAAGTTCAGGAGCGGCTGAAAAACCTGATAAAGATGAATCCAGGCAGGGAGTAATTGTAGAAGTAGATTATAAAGCGACAGAAGAAGACCTTAGAATTCAAACAATAGAAATGGTGGAGAAACAACCATCTGCTATGCCGGTAGAAGGCGCCGCGATTGTAGTTTCTGGCGGGAAAGGAATAAAATCAAATGAAGAGGTTAAACTTGTAAAGAAATTGGCGGAAATTTTAAACGCAGCTGTAGGAGGGACAAGGCCCGCTCGCGATGCTCAGTGGATATCGGAAGACAACTTGATAGGTTCCAGCGGCAAGACTGTAAGCCCCAAACTGTTCATAAGCATCGGCGCCAGTGGAGCGGCTCATTATACCTGTGGCTTTCTTAAATCAAAGTACATTATAGCCATTAATAAAGACCCCAAAGCTCCAATATTTGATGTGTGCGACCTGGGCATCCAGGCCGACTTAAGTGAAATTCTTCCTTCTCTGATAGAAGAATTAAAGCCAGTGTAG
- a CDS encoding FAD binding domain-containing protein — translation MKRFKHYDARTVDEAVSLLKEFEGKAKVIAGGTDIVGLFKDEVFAERPEALINIKTIPDMDYIREEDNMLKLGPMALLEDIAHNTLIISKYTALAEAARRTASPHIREMGTIGGNICQFCRCWYYRSPNNRFKCIRKGGEDCYAEEGENRYHSIFGNVKDCLAVNPSDTAPALIALEAKVKTSKRVIEMADFYQAEDPKKFSVLDDDEIVVEIQVPRPSANAKSKFEKFAIRKSIDFPIVNCASLVECEGNTIKKAKVCLNAVFANPYAVKKAEEYLEGKTLDEATVDAAADLALQDAKPLSKNEYKIEISKTLIKKTLLACK, via the coding sequence GTGAAAAGATTTAAACACTACGATGCACGTACGGTAGATGAAGCAGTATCCCTGTTAAAAGAGTTTGAAGGCAAAGCGAAAGTCATCGCTGGCGGCACTGATATAGTCGGTTTGTTTAAGGATGAAGTCTTTGCCGAAAGGCCGGAGGCACTCATCAACATTAAAACAATACCTGACATGGATTATATCAGGGAAGAAGACAACATGTTGAAGCTCGGCCCGATGGCTTTGCTCGAGGATATTGCTCATAATACGCTGATTATCAGTAAGTATACCGCGCTGGCCGAAGCAGCCCGGCGTACGGCTTCTCCGCATATCAGAGAAATGGGCACTATCGGCGGAAACATATGCCAGTTCTGCCGCTGCTGGTATTATCGCTCGCCAAACAACAGGTTCAAGTGTATCAGAAAAGGCGGAGAAGATTGTTATGCTGAAGAGGGAGAAAACAGGTACCATTCCATATTTGGAAACGTCAAGGATTGCCTGGCGGTCAATCCGAGCGACACTGCCCCGGCCCTGATCGCATTGGAGGCCAAAGTGAAAACTTCAAAAAGAGTCATTGAAATGGCAGACTTTTACCAGGCCGAAGACCCGAAGAAGTTTTCAGTATTGGATGACGACGAGATAGTAGTCGAAATACAAGTTCCTAGGCCTTCAGCAAACGCAAAGAGTAAATTTGAGAAATTTGCGATTAGAAAGTCAATAGATTTTCCAATTGTAAACTGCGCGTCGCTGGTTGAATGCGAGGGTAATACGATCAAGAAAGCCAAAGTATGTCTAAACGCTGTATTTGCCAATCCTTATGCGGTAAAAAAAGCTGAAGAATATCTTGAAGGTAAGACCCTGGATGAAGCAACGGTTGATGCCGCGGCTGACCTGGCTTTACAGGATGCAAAGCCACTGTCGAAGAACGAATACAAGATTGAAATTTCCAAGACATTGATCAAAAAGACTCTGTTAGCCTGTAAATAG
- a CDS encoding electron transfer flavoprotein subunit beta/FixA family protein translates to MALKIAVCIKQISDPEYFSQITLDPVTGSIQRDKIPAILNPLDENALEEGLRIKDKYSGKLTVVTMGPPQATEVLEWALALGADEAVLLSDRAFAGADTLATAYTLAEYMRKMGNPDIIICGNQTEDGATGQVAPQLAEILNIPHVTCVSEAEFIDETTIVAKQNIEYGGYLKVKVKLPALIAVVKEINEVRDITAEGLMNAGDKDFSTLSAADMEINVDYIGNNGSPTKVVGTFKQEIDRQKEMLSGSPQELAKKVVEKLNQANIL, encoded by the coding sequence ATGGCTTTAAAAATAGCTGTTTGTATAAAACAAATAAGTGATCCTGAATATTTTTCTCAGATCACCCTGGATCCTGTAACAGGCAGTATTCAAAGAGACAAGATCCCGGCCATATTAAACCCCCTGGACGAAAACGCATTAGAAGAGGGTTTGAGAATTAAAGATAAGTACTCAGGTAAATTAACTGTTGTAACTATGGGGCCTCCTCAAGCAACGGAAGTTCTGGAATGGGCCCTGGCGTTAGGAGCGGATGAAGCAGTTTTATTATCTGACAGGGCATTTGCAGGAGCCGACACCCTGGCCACCGCCTATACACTGGCGGAATACATGCGCAAAATGGGGAATCCCGATATTATTATCTGTGGGAACCAGACTGAAGATGGGGCAACCGGACAAGTAGCGCCGCAACTTGCCGAAATATTGAATATTCCCCATGTGACCTGTGTAAGTGAGGCTGAATTTATTGATGAGACTACCATAGTTGCCAAACAAAACATTGAATATGGCGGTTATTTAAAAGTAAAAGTCAAGCTTCCTGCTTTAATTGCGGTGGTTAAAGAAATTAATGAAGTCCGGGATATTACTGCTGAGGGTTTAATGAATGCAGGAGATAAGGATTTCTCAACTTTAAGCGCGGCTGATATGGAGATCAATGTTGATTATATCGGCAATAATGGTTCACCCACAAAAGTAGTAGGAACATTTAAGCAGGAAATAGACCGGCAAAAAGAAATGTTGAGTGGTTCACCGCAAGAGCTGGCCAAAAAAGTGGTAGAAAAGTTGAACCAGGCAAATATTTTATAA